In Vanessa cardui chromosome 4, ilVanCard2.1, whole genome shotgun sequence, the DNA window GCTACCACTGAACCGATTCGGCCTAACATTGAAGAAAAGCCCAGAAACGAATGACGATGTCTGGTAGGATATAGTTCTGAAGTAAAAAGATATAACGATGTAAAAATAACACCAGTACTAAATTTtcccattaaaaataaaatcaaagataACACGAACATATTGTCAGGTGTAAAAGAAAATGCTAAACAACATATTGAACACAACATATAACCAGTAAACAGAGTAACCTTTCGGCCCAGTCTATCCAATACTAGAAAAGCTGTCCAATAACCAGGTATTTCAATAAGAGCTGTTAGCACataattcaaatacatatttcCAGACAAACTGACCGAATTGATTGATAAGCCATAATAAATGAACGTTGTCGCTATCCAGTATACAGGTGTAGTACAACATCGACGCAACATCACAGGCGATTTTATAACACGAATAAATAAGGGTCTGTTACTAATATCAGATTTTTCTTTACTTAATTTTGGTATTGATGTAAGGAGAATCGTCATTGCATTATCggaaatttttcttttatttaatcgtGCTGCTCTCTCTAACACGGTCTTGGCCTcgcaatttttgtttttactcaGTAACCACCTGTGACTCTCTGTTACAATCCAATAGTAAGAAAGTATCGAAAAGACGGGAATAAATAATGTCAATGTCAGCTTACGCCACTCGGGTACGGCTGCAGCGATCCCGCCTAACAATGCTTGGCCGAGGGCGAACATAGATGACATTGTAGCGCTCGTTGGAACACGATATTTAGGACCGACTAGTTCTGTTGCTAATATATACGCTGCACTGTAAAGTCCTCCTCCTATTGCTGTgtgtaaaaattgtaaaacaacaTACATAGTATAATTTACGGAAAAGGCTTTAACTAAACCCACTAAAGCGACATTGAATGCAAAAAACACAACTGAAATGCGACGACCGAAATAGTCAGAGACGAATCCGGCTAAAGGTAGAGCGATCATTGCACCCAGACTGTTTAACGTCCCGGCCAGTGCTCTGAGCCACTCCTGGCATTCCAGACCGAAATCGTACACAACCGTGTTCGTTCTACCATACACAAAACCGTCACAAGGAATAATCATGCTTCTGTTAAAAAGTTCAGCCGAACAAGTATTGTTCGGTAACGTAGTTGTGTTTAATATGGTAGCATAACGAGAACAATCTTCAAAGCCCGTTGATCTTTCTGGAATGGCGTTCAATATCCATTCGGGTGAATAGTCTGGAGGTTGCTGATCACATAACGGCACAGCACATCTGTACGGTAACCTCCCCGCTGTAAACACATAGTCGCCTGCCATGAAACCTGAAGCAGCGGCCGGCACAGCTAACAGTAATATATTGATCAATTGATACATTCCAAACTGTCCTAACTCATTATTTAATACCGTCTCAAACTCCATTTTATTATCACTTTCACAAACACCTTGAGTCATTATGAATTATTGCaacttataatgtaattaatttaaaacatttcagtCGTTCAATTTTGTTCATTGTATTCTTGTTTCTAAGTCGAACATGCTTTAAACGTCTGTATATAAACTCGTCGATCGTTATCTTTATACTGtaggttattaaaatatatcttcatGAAACGTCAAACGTTCAGTCACACGATCGCAGTGTCTAGTCAAAAACACAAAGTTATTGGTTTTCGTCcttcaattttaatgatttgaaaaacaattgaattcaaattaataattcattatgaCATAGTTTtacatgttaatatattatacaatagtaTAAATTTGCAAAGCATTTTGTATTCAGTTCTTGTTTATCTGTTAATAATAGGACTGTTGCAATCTGTTACAGATTGATACAGTTTGTTTGTAGGATTTCATACTCTATGTTATGGGTAACTGAGATGATGTTACATGTAGTTTTCAGATACAATAGTATTAAGTAGGCAAAATAATCGAGCAAAGAGCAATCACTTTGTCAGTCGATATGATAGCAAACAGCTTGTGAGACGTATTAATATGttctgaatataataaattaaaaataataaacttaatgttttaaataattattttcattaattatcaatttttcaTCCACATtatttgttaggcaaaaagtatattaaaaaattaaatatcgttttaaagagaaatttaaaaatgttttttttttgttgagatATCTACTACtcgatttaattgaattaaatatttaaatagaatttataaagCTTGAAATAAATTCCTGAGTTTCAGTTATGCATCATCATTGGTTTCGGCCAGTTCAGACAGCCGCTTGCGTATGTGGTCGATGGGTGCAGGAATGTCTGTCGGTGACGTGAGAGGCGGCGTCATATTTTGCTGTTGAAGTTCGAAGGTCAACCTCGCGTCAAGAACCGCGGAATCGAACATACCGAGACTTTTCAGGTAAGGAGCTCTACGATACTCGGGATGCTCTATCATCCAACGGCAGTATTCTTTGACACTTCTagaaagaaatttttaaaaatgatgtcTAAATATTAACTTCGTAATTGCACCTTCAATCTGAAAGATTTTTTAAGCTGAGCAGTGCGATTCCGTATAaactcacttcgtatctcatttGTCACACATTAAAGCCTGTCTTACCTTttgtatcatttaaataataaatttataaaagtctaATGCTACATTGCATATCAATTGCAGACATTTCATCGTTATACGATAAGTTTTCTTGTACAGAATAACACTTCAGCAATAAAACCGtactcgataaaaaaaaaattgaagcacATTTTTAATTCTCGCAAGAAATTATCGTAACTAAAATtgacaataattaaaaagcGGTAAATATCACCTAAGGTTGGTTATGCCCTCCCAAACTGTTTTCAAAGTAACAAGGTCCTTCGGTACATGACGTGCCGATCGCCACATTTCTTTTGTTTCGTTCCGAGGAGCACGCCACTGCTTCCTTTTTGGAAGACTGCGATTGAACGCAAGCAGATGATCAGCTCGACGTTCCGCTTTTATATCTTTTGATATCTCCCGATCGAGAGCCGCGAACTTggatttctaaaattatatttctaactTTACCCATCGTCTACGTacacaacattatatttataaaaaatattcaaagataACCTCTGGATTTTCAGTAACATTCGCAATTCGTTCTTCGACTGTGGGCATTTCCTTCGGAACAACTTGAAGACTGCGAGCCACATGGGTGTCGAATTCaacctattaatatattatagcttTAGTATATATTACTATGTAAATGAATGTCTACATAATATAAGCAAAATGTAACGATAATAATGCCAATGGTAACTTGTGATACCTGAAACAGTTCCTTTATAGCTTTCGGTGTAAAAAGTTGTGACTGCTGATCACCGCCTAGTTGTTTCATGTAGTCACAAAAGTTTTGTGTTATCTgggaaaattagaaataaaatttaaaaattgtcatAGTTGCATTCtaaaagattataatttaaagcataaaagaatacgtatttattttaggaaCAAGATGGTtgtgtaaattaaattcattgacCATAATTAAAGGCCTGCGCTTTGACTCGGTTCGTATCCTAGAAAGCCACTCTGAGTTTTTCAAGTACTTAGTTTGTATTTGCAATTCATTTTGCGATCTCGGAGAAAGTATCGTTACTCGCAAGGAAACTTGTTTGTCAGTAATGGAATTTCAAGGTTTTAGTGGTTAGGGTGGTTCAGGATACGAGTACATATACTATTGATTGTCTAAATACTATGCAAAatcgataaattatttgatcATTACCCGTGAAGCAGATATTGGTTATTGTTTTACTTTACAGTGAATTTGTAAAAGTATATAGTGAAAAATTAGACGTAACAACATAACTATTTAAGTAAAGGCATAagtagtatatgtatttatctctTCCTCTATGTTTTCTATAAATTATGTCGCTAAAAGAGCTAATGCTAAACCCCTTAGTTTTTATAATCAGAATAAAAACAATGGACAGATATTGGTTTTTATAACGtacggtttatttttataacataaatagaaAAAGCATAAGCCGTTTTAGCTCAAatacatcaatatatttttcaatgataTGGTAAATGGTAAAATGTGATTTTCATTTCACTCAATAATGTACTTTGGCCCTTTTAGAAACAGAATTATTAATTGCAATTTGTTCGTATTTAAAGCGAGACAGAGAGATTAAAATTTTCCAATTTGGAAGTTATTGATATCGGTTCAATTTTCGGAAATTCAAATGTTGCTAAATGTTTTGGACTTCCCAGAATTCAATTCTATGTTTAGATGGGTTTGCTGTttgtttgttcatttatatatcGGTAGCTtcacattttgtaaatattacattgttaaaaaaaatataaatagtataataataatattgggaccatatttaaattatacttttatacgttgatattaatactaataataattttaggatCACCTACTCCTTATACATTCAACTGCCAAGcggcaataattatattattattggtattgttgtgttctggtttcgAGGGTGAGTAATCCATTATACTTAAAGGTATaagacatatatacataatatatacatatatatacataacatctttgttctaATCATTAATAGTGCATTAGGGTTGTTAATATTGGTTTTTTCTTACGGCCCCAAAGTCAATGGGTCTGCCCATAGACTTTGGAGTCGTGactaaaacgttttaaaaaaaataatgcactgaaattaataaattgtcacCGAGAGGAAATTGTTTTAACACACAAATTCACTTTTATTGGTGGCTGAGTAAGAaacaactttaatattaaagtatatcaTTAAAACCTACTACCGGATACCTatcttgtaaaaaataaattttcttaatagTTAATCGTctaaaattagtattttatatttattttatactctgTCAGTCAAATCGTCAGCTTTTTTTACTAAGCTCTTTTCATCTTCCTTTTCAGGTTCAAGATAGTGCGTAGCCCATGTGATTTGCTCCCTGATTGGTTTACTTAAAAAGTCTCGATGAATATTCGGCTTGGCTTCTTCTTCATcactgaaatttaaattaattcaaattttcacattatgtaatattattcttttaaacaatttgttaagttttaatgttatttggtgCGACAAgctgattttaaaaaataatgtacagtactacactttttaaattacacatacAAAATGTAAGAAATCAGAACACGATTTCCTTTTTTGATTTGaaatcaaaaagtaataaaacacaacatattatataacagtatacgacaatatacttttttagttatactaaaatttttgtatgttttagaACAGCTTATTAACCTCTGGTAAATTATCATTATGAATAAATGTTTGcgtaatatacaataaataagtattgtacCATAGTAAGTTTGGTGTTTCGGGACTCACGTtaaatccttttttaaattttctttatttcatgaGTTTCATAAACTTACAAAAACAGGTTATGTTGTGAGCTTATTGATTGCTCcctactttttaataaatcaagttcttttataaatttgatattgatGTATAACATGTCATTCGGTAATCACTTATTACTTTCCTCTCTGTAGAATTTATATTACGttctttaatttaatcttgCCAATTAACGATTTCTAATAATTGCAAAAATACCTTACTGAATAAAGTTCAATTTGGTTTTTAGGTAggactattttatattaaataagtatatttttataaccgagttataatagataaaatatatatttaatattaatataatgaaataaaatattggctAAATAGAAAGATGGCGATAATTAATATCGTATGATTTTTATCAGCTACAACGAAAGCAATACAAAATGATAAGATAAATTGTGTTGTACCTTTGGCCAGGGTCTTACTTACAATGAATCTCAAAACAATAGCAACATAACAACGACATTGTTTCTTTGCAGAGtttgataattataaacaagTTATTATAGTACTGtaaattttccttttaaaattcAACGTTACTTTGAAATATAAACGGAGTATTAAAACTACACATACGAAaactaagtataatatatttttttttcactatgcgtaaaaaatatttgatggtaattaatttatattcataggaATTCCGATTGAGTCGCAAATTATGTTTATAGCGTTCTGGACATTCCATTTGACTGTgagttaaattttgtttattaatttaatgttaacatAATCTATGTTTAATtcagattattattatgttttctatAACGCATGAAATTGAACCCAGTCACTACCACTTCTTatgcaaggttggtggcgtgtTGGCAAAGTAAGGAATACTTCTCACGGGTTGTTTGTGAGTGGTTGTGAATATTGACTATAAGGTTATACAATTGGCAGTTCTCctaagaattataaaaacatatgtaaCTGATTTCAGATTTACTTGCTAATCTTAGTGCTGGTACTTTATTCAAGGCTCATATTGAAACGCGCGActtatctaaaatattattactcacCTTGAGATAAATTCGACGTCAGTATCAGAGTCCAACTCTCTATTTATAGTTATAGTTTTCCTGCTTGATAACATCAATTCTTTTACTACTCTACGAGTTTTATGCTCTGTAAAtatgttagtaaaatataactacttatttgtgaaaatgtacaaaaaataaattaatatattatgtgaattTAATTgtgtcttaaatttattttaatattctctttATAAGGAACAATAGTCTAATGGCTGATTTGGAACGCTGTAGATCCCAAAGTATTGGGATCAAACTGGGTGGgacgataaaaaaatgttgagtGTTTTCGTCAAGAATTTCTCATGAAATCCTAAAGTTTGAAAGTTAGCGCGTTGAGGATATGCACAAATATTCCTTAATACTGACGATGACGGTTTTCTCTTTATGACGAACGGCTATAAATACCGTCTGAAGCACAAGAAATTAAACACTGCCAGATGAGAAATTCTTGAAACGACAACCAATTAACTTGTTTTTAGCTCTCCGCTGTCATGCATTTGTGACTTAGATATGCAGCCTTATAcactagccactagaccaatgagttaaaaaaataaaaattcagtttATAATAACAATCCAAAAATACCTTCAATATTTtctgtttcattattttttttagattttaagctTATGTGCAATATATTACAAACGTTGTCACATAGCTCTTTCGGTAGAATTTCTGATAAAAAGTTGATGTCTTTTTCTTGCAACTAGAAACAAAAAGGAAGTTAACTTAACTGACACCCTGatgcttttaatatatatattttttattttattattttcaaaataatgataattttactgACTGGTTCGTTATCAGATTCGGATAACGTGTTAAATACATTGCTCCAGTACTGTTTGTTACAACGAATAACTTCGGAACCTTCGAATCTGGACGGCTTAACTTTCACGATATCACGTGGTGCTTTTGCTTTACGGTAACACTTCTTACATCCACTCATATTGATAACTTTAAtagactaattaaattaaagcaatCAGTGCTTTGTTTATTGAGCCACATAGATTTAATGTCCATGAAAAAACATTGTTGTCGATATGTAGCGCGGACGTCGCGTAAATCTATTCGGCGTTGCTACACAACCGATCGTATTGTAAATAACTGTACGGAAATACCTGGAAACGTTGGTTACGGTACATGTAGGACATATTCCGTTTTTTATTTCGTGAAAATATATGGAATACTTCGCTTTACAGTGCAAAATTGTACttgcaaaaataatacaatatgtattttattgatatatgtattttttgattctactaatattttattatatgaggGTTAGTTTCGGGTATTTGTATTGATAGGTTTCTGCGTAAACTATGCATTATGATATAGTTTGACgacttatatatatgatattcgACATAAACCGATTAAGAGTAATTAACATAATTCGTTAATACTGGATATTGtgtcattaaaaacatttcctGTACACAAATAGTCCTTTACACATATGGATACAAGCTTAGTGTGAACCAAATGgtttttattccttttttaacattaaaattagctTTTATATAATCTCGAATAAAATCGAAACCCATAAGCATTAGCttgactatataaatattatatttatgtgtaaaattatttatatatgtatatattaatgtacaaCCCATAGATACTGTTTAGAATGTATCCAAACGGTCTCTTTTGTTTGTATGAGTACAATCTTTATATATTGGCTTGGATTTCAAGACAATAAAGGCGACGATACAAAATATGCGCCCAAAGCATCCCAAAATGTGGGTTGGTTGGAGATGGGGAGTGTTTGATCAATAATCGTGATGCGTCGTATATACTTTGTAAACTTTTCTAACCTAAAATTTGCATATATTGCATTCGGATTGGCTGGCGATATTTCCAGATAAGATTATCTCATATAATATCGGAATATTGAAGAATATAAATAGCGTTGACATTAGTTTGCCATCCATcagtaaatttaaagtttaataaatttaaatgttatgtttcGATATATTAGGTACATTTAAAactaacaaaatatgtttataatgtttatatgtgTAAAACCAGCTTTTTGTAAGACAGTGTagacgtaaatatttttttactaactaGATATTTAACactgaatttgaataaatagcattttattaagtgataaaaatttattaaaattatttctctcGAACTCCAGTTTCGTCGTTTCTGCGGAGGATTTtcaagtattaaattatttcataatatacttCTTAACCTTACAAATACCATATATTAATCTCAACAGTTCTATAATTACGAGCATATTCATCACGCAAAACTAGGTGCTTTTTAATGTGTAAAAGATAATAGCATGAGATTGATGTGGAGTTTATAATAACGGAATATTCTTATCCTATACTCATCCATAGATAGAACAAACGCAAGTAGACTCGGTAAATTTATTCAGACTGCAATTGTGTCAGATTTCACTGGAAGTGCcgcttaaaacaatattatggaACGGAGAAACGTCAAGTTATCAAAACACTGCTTAAAGTCCAGCAATagcaaaattgaaataaatgtaacgGAATCCTCGAATAACTTCATAATAGTATCAAATAAGTCGTTTAACGTTGCTACTGAAATAGTTTCTAATTCAGTTTGAGACGTCaaacttcatttaaatttacGGTGCCGTTTGGTCAGGATGCATTGCTTATTTAAGTTTGATATACTTTTAGTTGTTTgctaatttttaatgtttggaAAATATTACAGACTGTAGTAtgaaacgattttaataattagtgtAAGATTTATCAAAGAGTCTGTCTGCCCCGCTCGATTAGTTGATAGATTTTGTCCGAGACATATTTGTTCACAATTTTGATTAGAATTGCATCATCACCAGagtacatacataaattatataaatattaaatagctgAATGTATATTTcagttttcatataatataataataaaaaaatataaatttacaaaagtcAAAAGGtcctaaaatattaattataaaataaaatgttctgtTGACCTACTCCCTCTTTAACCTTCTCATACCACATATCTTGTCGGTCTGACAGACTAACGCGCGTTTAGGAAGCGCGAATAGTAGTAATAGAAAGGCTATTACGGTTATATTTAACAACATGGCTAAATTTTGGAAACAATATGCATGACAACTTAAATCTTATTTCTTGACAAAAGAAGGCCTTATATTCAATAACTGGTGAACTTGAATCATGTAGAagagttattctttttttttaaattgttagctGGGCGGGCAAATTGTGGCAACGGATGAAAAGTGAAATGATGACAAGTTTGCTACCTTGGcacaaataaacattaatcaTCACATGTATTTGATAATTCCGTTAttgcatttaataatttatgtaacttttgttttgtttgatttgattcaattaattagatttttatctTACTATTTTACCAGTGCATATTATTGGTTTCCAAGGAATTGGTAATTGGCaacttgttttaatattacattaacataTTAACGTTACATggttaaaatcataataaatgtttacgAAGAAATTACCATTTGGGGATTGAaagtgacatttaaaataacgcTTTGGAAAAGGAACAAGTTTTACCATTCTTGATATTTTGCATAAGCTTACGGTTAGTTAGGATAGCTCACTTTTCTTCATCTTAATTTCAAGAATCACAATAGCACAGcgcattattataaaataataacttatactgggacaatatatttaataatgtctGACTATCTGAACCGTTGAATCTATTTGAGCCGTCTAATATACAAttggttaattatttaattattaattataattattttttgtagtaaCACATGATAAATtccgatttttattaaaattatgatatctTGCGTACATCTCCAAAAATAAGAATCTGTGTATAGTATTACGTACAGCTAGTTACGTATTTTATGTGTAGcaatttcctttattttttctAAGCAATTATTGTATGATATGACACTAAAAGTTGTTTATATACATTGAGAATGAACCACTAAGTGCTTGCAAAATAACCTCTTgtcttttgtaaagaaataacataatattgaaaGAATAATCTGAAAGCAATAATGTATTtctactgttttatttttaggtttaattaagagggaatttaaaaaaaatattatattataatattaagtaattaaaatagtaaagtatACTCTATTAAAAGAGCAAATAAAATCAGAGTGAACAAACGAACAcgtgattaaaatttataacccattaaaaatgtatttaaaactataatattcttaatactTGGTAATAGTGAATTTGATGTTCTAATTATCGCGTGCGAGGTAGTATCGAGACGCATTATATGTTTATGATTAACAATGTGCTTTATAGCATTCGCTCAAATAGTACGAagcgtttaattaaattatacaaagtaTGTCACTAATCTTCGAGCCATAATCGTAAGCTACGGGAGGAATGTCATAAGTCTCGTCTTGGCATTAACACGGCGTCGAGACGTGTGACGACTTAATAAGTTAGGTTGTTACCGACTTGTGTAAATTTACCTTAACGCCCGATATACCCGCTCACACCCGTCCCTACATTATTCTTAGCTAACGGTGTAATTTATATGATCGTACAGTACATGCAAAGTTTGTGAATTACTTTCAGATTATCgcaataattaaaaagtcatttttcgatataaatttgaaacaac includes these proteins:
- the LOC124544374 gene encoding solute carrier family 22 member 3-like; translated protein: MTQGVCESDNKMEFETVLNNELGQFGMYQLINILLLAVPAAASGFMAGDYVFTAGRLPYRCAVPLCDQQPPDYSPEWILNAIPERSTGFEDCSRYATILNTTTLPNNTCSAELFNRSMIIPCDGFVYGRTNTVVYDFGLECQEWLRALAGTLNSLGAMIALPLAGFVSDYFGRRISVVFFAFNVALVGLVKAFSVNYTMYVVLQFLHTAIGGGLYSAAYILATELVGPKYRVPTSATMSSMFALGQALLGGIAAAVPEWRKLTLTLFIPVFSILSYYWIVTESHRWLLSKNKNCEAKTVLERAARLNKRKISDNAMTILLTSIPKLSKEKSDISNRPLFIRVIKSPVMLRRCCTTPVYWIATTFIYYGLSINSVSLSGNMYLNYVLTALIEIPGYWTAFLVLDRLGRKVTLFTGYMLCSICCLAFSFTPDNMFVLSLILFLMGKFSTGVIFTSLYLFTSELYPTRHRHSFLGFSSMLGRIGSVVAPLTPPLMVYWSGIPSMLFAIMAAIAGLLILTQPETRGLKVADTFEDAERIGK
- the LOC124544376 gene encoding uncharacterized protein LOC124544376, producing MLSSRKTITINRELDSDTDVEFISSDEEEAKPNIHRDFLSKPIREQITWATHYLEPEKEDEKSLVKKADDLTDRITQNFCDYMKQLGGDQQSQLFTPKAIKELFQVEFDTHVARSLQVVPKEMPTVEERIANVTENPEKSKFAALDREISKDIKAERRADHLLAFNRSLPKRKQWRAPRNETKEMWRSARHVPKDLVTLKTVWEGITNLRSVKEYCRWMIEHPEYRRAPYLKSLGMFDSAVLDARLTFELQQQNMTPPLTSPTDIPAPIDHIRKRLSELAETNDDA